The Rhipicephalus microplus isolate Deutch F79 chromosome 4, USDA_Rmic, whole genome shotgun sequence sequence TCCAAAAAAAGGACGCAGTCCTTTTCTACATCCTCCATGGTCTCGGCTTTGCATTTCATAACGTCTATCACTTCGTGAAGAACGCCtgggagaaacttcaaattttgaatcctccgtgcgagcgttcttttggatgggagaggatatcccatttttctcaaagtttcatatccggttgttccacaagcaaacttaatttgaaggccttgcttgacagtgtgcggagaccaagagttccccaagctgctgctccttgagagagcgcgtacttgatcgtcgttgagaaatttcatattttgcgaaatatttgttgcctcagtctcgagtttttgcacttttttcttgagaccactaatggtgttcttggctgtgtcatgatgttgctgaagttcagagtactttcttgtaaggtcagcaagcttcttcttcagttctgctgattctgcagtagaatttgatgtctcaccagccgctgcattaacttctcttgaatctgcatcactagtgttcgctgacagttcaacaacggcgtcgtcaacttccatggtgtcgtgcccataacacgatgttccttgccgtgtagattcaggaacggcgtggttttgtggggtctctagggtagttttaactgcagctggatattgacgcagaccaggaggagatttgttggtctcgttgctggagggtgcaggcacagttctttcttttggtggctttcgttccttaggcagtgctgcaagcagaaatgtatgtattcatgaacatattcaagcaatgccagttcatgtctagcttgttaattttacaaatgtaacacatgcagcagataccggcttagttattgacgtgaggaagacacttgtccttcccccgccctttccacaagggataggggaaggtcttaaaataccataattaaattgtgctcaaaatttctccccacaataaatggctctaattcaaattggagcttcatatgccagagctacacgtgtgcgccgttgtggagggctcaactgacattcgctccctatgcagtttattgattatttgattgtagggcttaacacgccaacgcaacgcaggtaatgaggcgcactgtagtgggggctcgtgcatcgtggatctcgtatacataatggtttccgttttccccctttgtaaataacatagccactgcacctgacatcctagcagtacacgaccgtgtgctaagtagcggaaaactgttgtgcagtgggtcatgcctgtaaacactgaaatccagacgtatatacagtcatggccaaaaaatgcaaacaagaaatataaaccacaacactcaagtatcgcaatttttttttacatgcaagtcaaagtgatgcaacgtaatcacaaaaacaaagttgggaaatgtagctttccaaacgcactaatagcgtgccattatttgaccgtctaatattagcagtatttttcgattttgcgtggtctggttcacatttttgtgttcgcacttcctagctttgtccgtgactgcatttccagaatttatgcactaatgtggacgcagcatatgaggacctatttggtgttagcttcgtagaaatcccaggtacatagagtacttgcaactggtgctgctttatgtaatgcaagaaaaaagttcaatcttacgtttgaatgtgaacaaagttgggacggcatttggtttcaacttcttccagccatccgcacgatgttgctcatagttgttctcttcaaagtgagcctgcaaataaaaccagaattggaaattaacacactggcagaagaaaaacgaatgtctgtcactgtcaataaacaagatttcatgtatgcattcagtatgattcgcagcaggaactagcagcaactttgaagcacaaaaagaaggaaactaattgagctcacgcgcgctttcacgtaagccacttcagtgagcgcgatcatagacccagcctgctgttataataaccctttcaattttcgcactgaaaatctgtaaggattcctgaattcatgtgaataaaatattagtctattgtgccgacaaaggaccaggtctgattttatagcgagcgttacagatttcgttctatcgaaagctttgtacctaagcctccaagttcccaatgcaatcgaatttatttgtcaggtaaaaatgacaacactccgtaacagcgcttgttttgttcgtcactgaagtgttcctgattcccaagtatacatacgacgatacacacaagacgggcagaagtccggcctcgtaatattacgagtttttcgcaggaacagcatgtttatgttcaaacggcttgatttcacaagaggcgttcaaatttcgaccgatcagtgccaacgcgtgcacgaataaacatgggcaggcctcgtaagcgttgtgaaatccccctaccacgcacccgagcctatgttaattccctgcgaggctatatgcgcgcatttcacgtccaatttcctcttatgtgaattacgtgaactctacgtgccgtactcttgaagttcggcagcagtcaggcgccgtcagatttccgtactcgctcgccggcacgcggcctgaactcactccccgttttctgcccttgcatataattttctccctcctccactttctaaattctcatctgtttaactacacctcctgcatccccatctcttgcctacttttcgttcagctcaactccgccagcacccggtcgacgcgtacgctgtcggggcgagttggcgagcgagtacggcaatttcacgaagtctgtcttcgggctgcgaggcggacggtcacgacagcggcagccggtctcgcgagcaaaatagctgcgaagcgcagtgcacgaaattaacagcctcgggtagggggtgggaacgatttcacaacgctgctgccaaggtaacactttcccgtgcaagggcactgaaactagtcgcaattcctatgaatgtagtagcacactcgaggcccttgaaccagcatgaaatgttatcgacacgggggcttccgaagcccccgtacttgacgcattttcttaaagcgtgatcttttaacacgagcacgccgcacagtaccctgcacgacgtttggctgtcctgcgtttacattgcgcacctaaatgaaaaacaacggcgccctaaataatgctgaccagtcagaatacgacgcactaaaaaaaatgtttacttacgctgcatacgtgcgacgtattagtcggttgccacttgtctcgtttgattttaacggtcca is a genomic window containing:
- the LOC142814778 gene encoding uncharacterized protein LOC142814778 produces the protein MPGCCVPQCSNHSRNGWKLYRFPRDPKRRLLWTVKIKRDKWQPTNTSHVCSAHFEENNYEQHRADGWKKLKPNAVPTLFTFKPLPKERKPPKERTVPAPSSNETNKSPPGLRQYPAAVKTTLETPQNHAVPESTRQGTSCYGHDTMEVDDAVVELSANTSDADSREVNAAAGETSNSTAESAELKKKLADLTRKYSELQQHHDTAKNTISGLKKKVQKLETEATNISQNMKFLNDDQVRALSRSSSLGNSWSPHTVKQGLQIKFACGTTGYETLRKMGYPLPSKRTLARRIQNLKFLPGVLHEVIDVMKCKAETMEDVEKDCVLFLDEMEIVPGFELDRAEDALLGGITLPPKPEEPAVHALVFMLGGLNKRWKQVIAYEFTGKNIDGGLLKNYVL